One stretch of Excalfactoria chinensis isolate bCotChi1 chromosome 2, bCotChi1.hap2, whole genome shotgun sequence DNA includes these proteins:
- the LOC140248773 gene encoding RING finger protein 151-like — protein MGYDIERFVGYVNEGLLCSICRDVLEDPLQAPCEHAFCTACIHGWLVHHSNCPEDRQVIDVSVLRPLYRYMKNDLNRLQLHCKNRAYGCEMVCSLESIDRHERECEYSQIPCSNAGCTVQIERRNLDGHLAVCEYRSRECPNGCGYTILSAEDTQHNCVAELRTELELLRSEMICRVEEAKHEMESRLDSQRRHMVQKESVLQNEIEELKSQMSRVMSDVRSLMAAERQHRQELEQAELEKRELMELLRGLQKDCRLSTAEGSRKTANFRPLTRLESAKRKPREVTVI, from the exons ATGGGTTACGATATTGAACGTTTCGTTGGCTACGTTAATGAAGGGCTCCTATGCTCCATCTGCCGTGATGTGTTGGAAGATCCGCTACAGGCTCCTTGTGAACATGCTTTCTGTACTGCTTGTATACACGGGTGGCTTGTTCATCACAGTAACTGCCCCGAAGACAGACAAGTGATTGATGTGTCTGTATTACGACCTTTGTACAG ATATATGAAAAATGACCTAAATCGTCTTCAACTACACTGCAAAAACAGAGCGTATGGCTGTGAAATGGTTTGCTCTCTGGAGTCTATAGACCGACATGAAAGGGAGTGTGAGTACAGTCAGATACCCTGCTCCAATGCTG GCTGTACAGTTCAGATCGAGCGACGTAACCTTGATGGCCACTTGGCAGTGTGTGAATATCGGAGCCGGGAGTGCCCCAATGGTTGTGGTTACACCATACTCAGTGCAGAAGACACACAGCACAATTGTGTAGCAGAGCTGAGAACTGAGCTGGAACTACTTCG GTCAGAAATGATCTGCAGAGTGGAGGAAGCAAAGCATGAGATGGAGTCAAGATTAGATTCACAAAGAAGACACATGGTCCAAAAAGAGAGTGttctgcaaaatgaaattgaagAGCTCAAA AGTCAGATGTCACGAGTGATGTCAGATGTACGTTCCCTCATGGCCGCAGAGAGACAGCATCGACAAGAACTGgagcaagcagagctggagaaacGGGAACTAATGGAGCTGCTGAGGGGGCTGCAGAAGGACTGTCGGTTAAGTactgcagaaggaagcaggaagACAGCAAACTTCCGCCCCCTGACACGTCTAGAGAGCGCAAAACGAAAACCTAGGGAAGTTACAGTTATCTAA